In one window of Janthinobacterium sp. 1_2014MBL_MicDiv DNA:
- the hrpA gene encoding ATP-dependent RNA helicase HrpA: protein MSSASNKSSPPSPVANVSIPAPVSGAGDTATAPAAAPAQPRDGGRQRPPVSQQRPQSPRAEQQKQQQRQQQQQQRAGEGKPQPARPPREGQAPRNTPAGREHHENRDSRDTARAAREAEKAFRNPLPPITYPEDLPVSGRRAEIAKALTENQVIIVSGETGSGKTTQLPKICLELGRGQKGLIGHTQPRRIAASSTAKRIAQELGTPLGETVGFKVRFADTLTKGASVKLMTDGILLAETQTDPLLKNYDTIIIDEAHERSLNIDFLLGYLKQLLPRRPDLKIIITSATIDAERFARHFGTPEKPAPVIEVSGRLYQVEVRYRPVEREQVAMPGANANADKPGQRTAAAREKRDLMDAVVDGVEELCRIGSGDVLVFLPGEREIRDCAEALRKHHPPHVEILPLFARLSAEEQERVFKTSNARRIVLATNVAETSLTVPGIRYVVDAGLARVKRYSYRNKVEQLQVEPIAQSAANQRAGRCGRVADGVCIRLYEEQDYLLRPKFTEPEILRSSLAAVILRMKSLHLTDVETFPFIEPPLARAIADGYQLLQELGAVDEVNKLTPLGNKLAKLPLDPRVGRMILAALDNACLTEVLIVASALSVQDPRDRPMEHQQAADEAHKKFADEKSEFLSYLKIWRWFESAIEHKKTNRQLQDNCRTNFLSQMRLREWRDVHSQLLTIVKEQGWRLNEAPATYDNLHMALLTGLLGNIGFKGEDEPGAGYLGARGIKFHIWPGSSLLKKPGKWIMAAELVDTTRLYARCVAQIQPEWLEKVGEHLLKKSWGEPRWEKRSAQVTASERATLYGLVVYSQRRINYGNFNLPEAREIFIRDALVGGDFDTRAPFFAHNHKLIKDIENLEHKSRRLDVLVDDELIAAFYDKLLPADVCNGAGFEKWHKDATRENPKLLYLNRDELMRHEAAGVTTDLFPKTMSVTGLEMGLTYHFEPGSVRDGVTLSVPLYALNQLPRERCEWLVPGMLKEKVHLLLKSLPQKLRRHCVPLPDYAARFCERVHAAGVFGRGDLIDAIIADIRTQITINVLTTDFKPETLPAHHFMNFKVIDEHGRQLDMGRNLATLQAEFGGQARQSFQKLAEVSGVSGAGTPAVRVAGAQVASRLQAQAQGATAVAGKGGTPAKGAAAAVPASANATVSQHMGLTGWTFGELPELLEIVQGKLTLIGFPALVDKGTHCDLEVFDDPTVAARTHKVGLRRLFALQMKEQIKYVEKSIPGLQQMGMQFMALGSQEELREQIINKALDIACLQDPLPLDAASFAKRQAEGKSRLVLLVNEIARLLSQVLTEFHGLPKRLQNIPAAAATDIQAQLQGLVHKRFLTENEYTQLAHFPRYLKAINVRLEKLRADPARDTKLMAEWQSAAAPYLRQAKDRQAGKNTDPKLVDFRWMLEELRVSLFAQELRTPMPVSAKRLQKVWESMQR, encoded by the coding sequence ATGTCTTCAGCCAGCAATAAGTCTTCCCCTCCTTCCCCTGTTGCGAATGTGTCTATTCCTGCGCCCGTTTCCGGGGCCGGCGACACCGCCACGGCGCCAGCGGCTGCCCCCGCGCAGCCGCGCGATGGCGGCCGCCAGCGCCCGCCCGTGAGCCAGCAAAGACCACAATCGCCGCGCGCGGAGCAGCAGAAACAGCAGCAGCGGCAGCAACAGCAGCAGCAGCGCGCCGGAGAGGGCAAGCCCCAGCCTGCGCGCCCGCCACGCGAGGGACAGGCGCCGCGCAATACGCCGGCCGGCCGCGAGCATCATGAAAACCGCGACAGCCGCGACACGGCCCGCGCCGCGCGCGAGGCCGAGAAGGCGTTCCGCAATCCGCTGCCGCCGATCACCTATCCGGAAGACTTGCCCGTCTCGGGCCGCCGCGCCGAAATCGCCAAGGCCCTGACGGAAAACCAGGTGATCATCGTCTCGGGCGAGACGGGGTCCGGCAAGACGACGCAGCTGCCGAAGATTTGCCTGGAACTGGGGCGTGGCCAGAAGGGCTTGATCGGCCACACGCAGCCACGGCGTATCGCCGCCTCGTCGACGGCCAAGCGCATCGCGCAGGAACTCGGCACGCCGCTGGGCGAAACCGTGGGTTTCAAGGTGCGCTTCGCCGACACGCTGACCAAGGGCGCATCCGTCAAGCTGATGACGGACGGTATCTTGCTGGCCGAGACGCAGACCGACCCGTTGTTGAAAAATTACGACACCATCATCATCGATGAAGCGCATGAGCGCAGCCTGAACATCGATTTCCTGCTTGGCTATCTGAAGCAGCTGCTGCCGCGCCGGCCCGACCTGAAGATCATCATCACCTCGGCCACCATCGACGCCGAGCGTTTCGCGCGGCATTTCGGCACGCCGGAGAAACCCGCGCCCGTGATCGAAGTGTCGGGCCGCCTGTACCAGGTGGAAGTGCGCTACCGCCCCGTGGAGCGCGAGCAGGTGGCCATGCCGGGCGCCAACGCGAACGCCGACAAGCCAGGGCAGAGGACCGCCGCCGCGCGCGAAAAGCGCGACCTGATGGATGCCGTCGTCGATGGCGTGGAAGAACTGTGCCGCATCGGTTCGGGCGACGTGCTGGTGTTCTTGCCGGGCGAGCGCGAAATCCGCGACTGCGCCGAAGCGCTGCGCAAGCACCATCCGCCGCATGTGGAAATTTTACCGCTGTTCGCCCGCCTGTCGGCCGAGGAGCAGGAGCGCGTGTTCAAGACCAGCAATGCGCGCCGCATCGTGCTGGCCACCAACGTGGCGGAAACGTCGCTGACCGTGCCCGGCATCCGCTATGTGGTCGACGCGGGCCTGGCGCGCGTGAAGCGTTACAGCTACCGCAACAAGGTCGAGCAGCTGCAGGTCGAGCCGATCGCGCAGTCCGCCGCCAACCAGCGCGCTGGCCGCTGCGGCCGCGTGGCCGACGGCGTCTGCATCCGCCTGTACGAAGAACAGGATTATCTGCTGCGGCCGAAATTCACGGAGCCGGAAATCCTGCGCTCCTCGCTGGCCGCCGTCATCCTGCGCATGAAGTCGCTGCACCTGACGGACGTGGAAACCTTCCCCTTCATCGAGCCGCCGCTGGCGCGCGCGATCGCCGACGGCTATCAATTGCTGCAGGAACTGGGCGCCGTCGACGAGGTCAACAAGCTCACGCCGCTGGGCAACAAGCTGGCCAAGCTGCCGCTGGACCCGCGCGTGGGCCGCATGATCCTCGCCGCGCTCGATAACGCGTGTTTGACGGAAGTGCTGATCGTCGCTTCGGCCCTGTCCGTGCAAGACCCGCGCGACCGCCCGATGGAGCATCAGCAGGCGGCCGACGAGGCGCACAAGAAGTTTGCCGATGAAAAGTCGGAATTCCTCAGCTACCTGAAAATCTGGCGCTGGTTCGAGTCCGCCATCGAGCACAAGAAAACCAACCGCCAGTTGCAGGACAACTGCCGCACGAATTTCCTGTCGCAGATGCGCTTGCGCGAATGGCGCGACGTGCATTCGCAGTTGTTGACCATCGTCAAGGAGCAGGGCTGGCGCCTGAACGAAGCGCCGGCCACCTATGATAATCTGCACATGGCCTTGCTGACCGGCTTGCTGGGCAATATCGGCTTCAAGGGCGAGGACGAGCCGGGCGCCGGCTATCTGGGCGCGCGCGGCATCAAGTTCCATATCTGGCCCGGTTCCTCGCTGCTGAAAAAGCCGGGCAAGTGGATCATGGCGGCCGAGCTGGTCGACACGACGCGTTTGTACGCGCGCTGCGTGGCGCAGATCCAGCCCGAATGGCTGGAAAAAGTGGGCGAGCACCTGCTGAAGAAATCGTGGGGCGAACCGCGCTGGGAAAAACGCTCGGCGCAGGTGACGGCGTCCGAACGGGCGACCCTGTATGGCCTGGTGGTGTACAGCCAGCGCCGCATCAATTACGGCAATTTCAACTTGCCGGAAGCGCGCGAAATCTTCATCCGCGACGCCCTCGTCGGCGGCGACTTCGACACGCGCGCGCCGTTCTTTGCGCACAACCACAAGCTGATCAAGGACATTGAAAACCTCGAACACAAATCGCGCCGCCTCGACGTGCTGGTCGACGATGAATTGATCGCCGCCTTCTACGACAAGCTGCTGCCGGCCGACGTGTGCAATGGCGCCGGTTTCGAGAAGTGGCACAAGGATGCCACGCGCGAGAATCCGAAGCTGCTGTACCTGAACCGTGACGAGCTGATGCGTCACGAAGCGGCCGGCGTGACGACGGATCTGTTCCCGAAAACCATGTCCGTGACGGGCCTGGAGATGGGTCTCACGTACCACTTCGAGCCGGGCAGCGTGCGCGATGGCGTCACCTTGAGCGTGCCGTTGTATGCGTTGAACCAGTTGCCGCGCGAGCGTTGCGAATGGCTGGTGCCCGGCATGCTGAAGGAAAAAGTGCACCTGCTGTTGAAATCGCTGCCGCAAAAGCTGCGCCGCCACTGCGTGCCGCTGCCCGATTACGCGGCCAGGTTCTGCGAGCGCGTGCACGCGGCGGGCGTGTTTGGCCGGGGCGACCTGATCGACGCCATCATCGCCGACATCCGCACGCAGATCACGATCAACGTGCTGACGACGGACTTCAAGCCGGAAACCCTGCCTGCCCATCACTTCATGAATTTCAAGGTGATCGACGAGCATGGCCGCCAGCTGGACATGGGCCGCAACCTGGCCACCTTGCAGGCGGAATTCGGCGGCCAGGCGCGCCAGAGTTTCCAGAAGCTGGCGGAGGTGTCTGGCGTATCGGGCGCGGGTACGCCTGCTGTCCGCGTGGCGGGCGCGCAAGTGGCGTCGCGGCTGCAGGCGCAGGCGCAGGGCGCCACTGCCGTGGCGGGCAAGGGCGGGACACCCGCCAAGGGCGCTGCCGCGGCAGTGCCGGCATCCGCGAATGCCACCGTGTCGCAGCACATGGGCTTGACGGGCTGGACCTTTGGCGAATTGCCGGAACTGCTGGAAATCGTGCAGGGCAAGCTGACCCTGATCGGCTTCCCGGCCCTGGTCGACAAGGGTACGCATTGCGACCTCGAAGTGTTCGACGATCCCACCGTGGCCGCGCGCACGCACAAGGTTGGCTTGCGCCGCCTGTTCGCGCTGCAGATGAAGGAGCAGATCAAGTACGTCGAGAAAAGCATCCCCGGCTTGCAGCAGATGGGCATGCAATTCATGGCCCTCGGTTCGCAAGAGGAGCTGCGCGAGCAAATCATCAACAAGGCGCTCGATATTGCGTGTTTGCAAGATCCGCTGCCGCTGGACGCCGCCTCGTTTGCCAAGCGCCAGGCGGAGGGCAAGTCGCGCCTGGTGTTGCTGGTTAATGAAATTGCCCGCCTGCTGTCGCAAGTGCTGACGGAATTCCACGGTTTGCCGAAACGCCTGCAAAACATTCCCGCCGCGGCCGCCACCGATATCCAGGCGCAGCTGCAGGGCCTCGTGCATAAGCGCTTCCTGACGGAAAACGAGTACACGCAACTGGCGCATTTCCCCCGCTATTTGAAGGCGATCAATGTGCGTCTGGAAAAATTGCGTGCTGACCCCGCGCGCGACACCAAGTTGATGGCCGAGTGGCAATCGGCGGCCGCGCCGTATTTGCGCCAGGCCAAGGATCGCCAGGCTGGCAAGAACACGGACCCGAAACTCGTCGATTTCCGCTGGATGCTGGAAGAGCTGCGCGTATCCCTGTTTGCGCAGGAATTGCGCACGCCGATGCCCGTGTCTGCCAAGCGTCTGCAAAAGGTATGGGAATCGATGCAGCGCTAG
- a CDS encoding MFS transporter gives MPAMLVIVDEFQADQKFIPLSLSLYLLGGSSLQIFLGPLADYIGKRKLVLTGNTLFLLATLTVPFATSIEQFLAVRFVQGMGCCFIFVGYAMIHELFDDMAAVKLSSILSSTTILAPLAGPILGSAILSQLDWRYVFFLSGLLALLSLLGLFKCMPQMAVTRPRLDAGAIVRSYARIFGNGRFMFGMFTAGLATVPLTAWIGFSPIFVLQEMGASYATYIALQCAILSGFVLSSIAIQRLRQDFPLVSLLRMGGLVAAAGMLGAGAGRHHVDVFAACMFVYSIGFGLFNGALIRSAITASKESLTLTTAAMSLLYCVYLSAWLQLYNVLCQRFGYALETYALLNLPVILIIVACLLIFTRGMAGRRGSEVLLPQR, from the coding sequence ATGCCGGCGATGCTGGTCATCGTCGACGAGTTCCAGGCGGATCAAAAGTTCATTCCCCTGTCCTTGAGCCTGTATCTGCTCGGCGGCAGTTCCCTGCAGATTTTCCTCGGGCCGCTGGCCGACTATATCGGCAAGCGCAAACTGGTGTTGACGGGCAATACGCTGTTCTTGCTGGCTACCTTGACGGTGCCGTTTGCCACCTCGATCGAGCAATTTCTCGCCGTGCGCTTCGTGCAGGGCATGGGCTGCTGCTTCATCTTTGTCGGTTACGCCATGATCCATGAGCTGTTCGATGACATGGCGGCCGTCAAACTCAGCAGTATTCTGTCCAGCACCACCATCCTCGCGCCCCTGGCAGGGCCCATCCTCGGCAGCGCCATCCTCAGCCAGCTGGACTGGCGCTATGTGTTTTTCCTCTCCGGCCTGCTGGCGCTGCTGTCCCTGCTGGGCTTGTTCAAGTGCATGCCGCAGATGGCCGTGACGCGGCCGCGGCTCGATGCCGGCGCCATCGTGCGCAGCTATGCGCGCATCTTCGGCAACGGGCGCTTCATGTTCGGCATGTTTACGGCAGGGCTGGCCACCGTGCCCCTGACGGCCTGGATCGGCTTTTCGCCCATCTTCGTGCTGCAGGAGATGGGCGCGTCCTACGCCACCTATATCGCGCTGCAATGCGCGATCCTGTCGGGCTTTGTCCTCAGCAGCATCGCCATCCAGCGCCTGCGGCAAGACTTTCCCCTCGTCTCCCTGCTGCGCATGGGCGGACTGGTCGCCGCGGCCGGCATGCTGGGCGCCGGCGCGGGCCGCCATCACGTCGATGTGTTTGCGGCCTGCATGTTTGTCTATTCCATCGGTTTCGGCCTGTTCAACGGCGCCCTGATCCGCAGCGCGATTACGGCCAGCAAGGAATCGCTGACCCTGACGACGGCCGCCATGAGCCTGCTGTACTGCGTCTATTTGTCCGCCTGGCTGCAGCTGTACAACGTGCTGTGCCAGCGCTTCGGCTATGCGCTGGAAACGTATGCGCTGCTGAATCTTCCCGTCATTCTGATCATCGTGGCTTGCCTGCTGATATTTACGCGGGGCATGGCGGGGCGCCGGGGAAGCGAGGTGCTGCTGCCCCAGCGTTGA
- a CDS encoding extracellular catalytic domain type 1 short-chain-length polyhydroxyalkanoate depolymerase translates to MVKPATKWLRGLLRVGKAQQRTATKLAQVLFGPVPAKPKPRGKVRVKAVSKSIVRTAGKTVAKPAKPAGDALARSAAPALAPFATPLSPPRARKRPAPAPGKWLAAHYAPLPELGQLPGRRLSYFLYLPDKPPNAVMSRRGRPLLVMLHGCEQSATQFAEGTRMNRLAERKGYAVLYPQQSMRSHARRCWKWYDRLTQEGGGDARLIVGAIEQVAARHAIDRARIYICGISAGAGMAHIVALNHPQLFAALGLHSGPVFGAGHNLIGALNVMQHGAAARMDAAIDELLARQPAFPRLPTLLLQGLSDKVVRPVNQAQLVRQSLRVNRMPADTLVTAQRLPAGAAGSRNPAHAYALHDYQVGKDVLLRVAQIEHLEHAWSGGDASLPFNDKARPDASKMLLDFFARHRRA, encoded by the coding sequence ATGGTGAAGCCCGCAACCAAGTGGTTGCGCGGCTTGCTGCGCGTCGGCAAGGCGCAGCAGCGCACGGCGACCAAGCTGGCGCAGGTGCTGTTCGGCCCCGTGCCCGCCAAGCCCAAGCCCCGTGGCAAGGTCAGGGTCAAGGCCGTGAGCAAGAGCATCGTCAGGACCGCGGGCAAGACCGTGGCCAAGCCCGCCAAGCCTGCCGGCGACGCGCTGGCGCGTTCCGCCGCACCGGCGCTGGCGCCCTTCGCCACGCCGCTGTCGCCGCCGCGCGCGCGCAAGCGGCCCGCGCCTGCGCCGGGCAAGTGGCTGGCCGCCCACTATGCGCCGTTGCCGGAGCTGGGACAGTTGCCGGGCCGGCGCCTGAGCTATTTCCTGTACTTGCCGGACAAGCCGCCGAACGCGGTCATGAGCAGGCGTGGCCGGCCGCTGCTGGTGATGCTGCATGGCTGCGAGCAGAGCGCCACGCAGTTTGCCGAGGGCACGCGCATGAACCGCCTGGCCGAGCGCAAGGGCTATGCCGTGCTGTATCCGCAGCAGTCCATGCGCTCGCATGCGCGGCGCTGCTGGAAGTGGTACGACAGGCTGACGCAGGAGGGCGGCGGCGATGCGCGCCTGATCGTCGGCGCCATCGAGCAGGTGGCGGCGCGCCATGCGATCGACCGCGCGCGCATCTATATCTGCGGCATTTCCGCCGGCGCCGGCATGGCGCATATCGTGGCCCTGAATCACCCGCAGCTGTTTGCCGCACTGGGCCTGCATTCGGGGCCCGTGTTCGGCGCCGGACATAACCTGATCGGCGCGCTGAACGTGATGCAGCATGGCGCCGCCGCCCGCATGGACGCGGCCATCGACGAGCTGCTGGCGCGCCAGCCCGCGTTTCCCCGCCTGCCCACCCTGCTGCTGCAAGGGCTGTCAGACAAGGTGGTGCGCCCCGTGAACCAGGCGCAGCTGGTGCGCCAGAGCCTGCGCGTGAACCGCATGCCGGCCGACACGCTGGTGACGGCGCAGCGCCTGCCGGCGGGGGCGGCGGGCAGCCGCAACCCGGCCCATGCATATGCGCTGCATGATTATCAGGTGGGCAAGGATGTGCTGCTGCGCGTGGCGCAGATCGAGCACCTCGAGCACGCCTGGAGCGGCGGCGACGCCAGCCTGCCGTTCAACGACAAGGCCAGGCCCGACGCCAGCAAGATGCTGCTGGACTTCTTCGCGCGCCACCGCCGCGCCTGA
- a CDS encoding GNAT family N-acetyltransferase: MKIDDLASKHDQAKIFNLEYEFRINKLKLDYIKLADAGPAGAGSAQMAEEHQAGIAALRSFIGANFTHFNAASCSSLSCIPTRALGDDERYLHRIWMGGQLPAIAAEAIQQWGAALDEVRHNGGAPYVSILWVWDAGQLRNDERFSPTGGAGRYTVGRYAFGGTTLHINSLRALALDFAPERFDLLDTLHAQRYFATLSDYFRILIMCEYGGIYMDVDTIPHNPATIFLMKPEVPDYFQRNNGDAGDTRHHVSWMNLFLDETGMLIAKRNDAALRSIQRNVNRAYAGIDQQIPRSCPQFEARLFGQFYAEWKQHLGRTLLSHAEFYQRYCVLYDGVRESVVGGIRGMRLLDDIITDMHIPLSAEERRAYVRCIAGLDDIDWQLDDPLSLVNVVDVFDIEEVPRMAYAAQLRAEIDHFHYYSVLSDDPQLDRVNAIFCRYLVAHRSMHIAAGAFWRPTVGRHGSGMPAANDATMAEDEGQAGLLSHAPLRLVPGELLGDEAKNRMAKLLFATSYLEYCSFGNKLNLQFVELQRRQNIEPYLAHIHGLHDEDERFIGFFTAATMAEFQACGAVSYYRDDMKALDDAYDEFVLAHARADDCFVSSLAIDEKYRGQGLFKQMFNEIRDLAGRKGCARITLTVWEKSEALQVYLHKGFRSVGTFDYAYSLFYDRLHFLVYEGN, encoded by the coding sequence ATGAAAATAGATGACCTGGCCTCAAAACACGATCAAGCAAAGATTTTCAACCTGGAATATGAGTTTCGCATCAATAAGCTGAAACTCGATTACATCAAGCTGGCCGATGCGGGGCCGGCCGGCGCCGGCAGCGCGCAGATGGCCGAGGAACACCAGGCCGGCATTGCCGCCCTGCGCAGTTTCATCGGCGCCAATTTTACGCATTTCAATGCGGCAAGCTGTTCATCGCTGAGCTGCATCCCCACGCGCGCGCTCGGCGACGACGAGCGCTACCTGCACCGCATCTGGATGGGCGGGCAATTGCCGGCCATCGCGGCCGAGGCGATACAGCAGTGGGGCGCGGCGCTCGACGAGGTGCGCCACAATGGCGGCGCGCCGTATGTCTCCATCCTGTGGGTGTGGGATGCGGGGCAGTTGCGCAACGACGAGCGCTTCAGCCCGACGGGCGGGGCCGGGCGCTACACGGTCGGCCGCTACGCCTTCGGCGGCACGACCCTGCATATCAACTCGCTGCGCGCGCTGGCGCTGGATTTCGCGCCGGAACGCTTCGACTTGCTCGACACCCTGCATGCGCAGCGCTATTTCGCCACCCTGTCCGATTATTTCCGCATCCTTATCATGTGCGAATACGGCGGCATCTATATGGATGTCGACACCATCCCGCACAATCCGGCGACGATCTTCCTGATGAAGCCGGAAGTGCCCGATTATTTCCAGCGCAATAACGGCGACGCTGGGGACACGCGCCATCATGTGAGCTGGATGAATCTGTTTCTCGATGAAACCGGCATGCTGATCGCCAAGCGCAATGATGCGGCACTGCGCTCGATCCAGCGCAATGTGAATCGCGCCTATGCGGGCATCGACCAGCAGATTCCCCGTTCCTGCCCGCAATTCGAAGCGCGGCTGTTTGGCCAGTTCTATGCCGAATGGAAGCAGCATCTGGGCCGGACCCTGCTCAGTCATGCCGAGTTCTACCAACGCTATTGCGTGCTGTACGACGGCGTGCGCGAAAGCGTCGTGGGCGGCATCCGCGGCATGCGCTTGCTCGACGACATCATCACGGACATGCACATTCCCCTCAGCGCGGAAGAGCGGCGCGCGTATGTGCGCTGCATCGCCGGACTGGACGATATCGACTGGCAACTCGATGATCCTTTGAGCCTGGTCAATGTCGTCGATGTGTTCGACATCGAGGAAGTGCCGCGCATGGCGTATGCTGCCCAATTGCGGGCGGAAATCGATCATTTCCACTATTACTCTGTGCTGTCGGACGATCCGCAGCTGGACCGCGTGAATGCCATCTTTTGCCGCTACCTGGTGGCCCACCGTTCCATGCATATCGCCGCAGGCGCCTTCTGGCGTCCCACCGTGGGCCGCCACGGCAGCGGCATGCCGGCAGCCAACGATGCCACCATGGCCGAAGACGAGGGCCAGGCGGGCTTGCTGTCGCATGCCCCGCTCAGGCTGGTACCCGGCGAACTGCTGGGCGACGAAGCGAAGAACCGCATGGCGAAATTGCTGTTCGCCACCAGCTATCTCGAGTACTGCTCGTTCGGCAATAAATTGAATCTGCAATTCGTCGAACTGCAGCGGCGGCAGAATATCGAGCCCTACCTGGCGCATATCCATGGCTTGCACGACGAGGACGAGCGCTTCATCGGCTTTTTCACGGCCGCGACGATGGCCGAGTTCCAGGCCTGCGGCGCCGTCTCGTATTACCGCGATGACATGAAGGCGCTCGATGACGCCTATGACGAATTCGTGCTCGCGCATGCGCGCGCCGACGATTGCTTCGTCAGCAGCCTGGCCATCGACGAGAAATACCGGGGGCAGGGCTTGTTCAAGCAGATGTTCAATGAAATCCGCGACCTGGCCGGCCGCAAGGGCTGCGCGCGGATCACCCTGACGGTGTGGGAAAAGAGCGAAGCCTTGCAAGTGTACCTGCACAAGGGCTTTCGCAGCGTGGGCACGTTCGACTATGCGTACAGCCTGTTCTACGACCGCCTGCACTTCCTCGTATATGAGGGAAACTGA
- a CDS encoding PRC-barrel domain-containing protein: MSYLDRDILGMYRNHDGPGPALMGADTLIGDDVYNHSDEELGDIKEIMLDMRTGQIAYAVLSFGGILGMGDKLFAVPWERLTLDPVNKRFLLNVEKGQLKDAPGFDKNNWPDMGSDAWNQQMEAFYGSGTRYGSMVGGRMQSGSDLRGGASLQSDSEGSLSGTSMSGSRAGTGSSQSDLAARSSLGDDDGLDKRN; encoded by the coding sequence ATGAGCTATCTGGACCGAGACATCTTGGGCATGTACCGCAACCACGACGGCCCCGGGCCAGCCTTGATGGGTGCCGACACCCTGATTGGCGACGATGTCTACAATCACAGCGATGAAGAACTGGGCGACATCAAGGAAATCATGCTCGACATGCGCACGGGCCAGATCGCCTATGCCGTGCTGTCCTTCGGCGGCATCCTGGGCATGGGCGACAAGCTGTTTGCCGTGCCCTGGGAGCGCCTGACGCTCGACCCCGTCAACAAGCGCTTCCTGCTGAACGTGGAAAAAGGCCAGCTGAAAGACGCGCCCGGCTTCGACAAGAACAACTGGCCGGACATGGGCAGCGACGCGTGGAACCAGCAGATGGAAGCGTTCTATGGCAGCGGCACGCGCTACGGCAGCATGGTGGGCGGGCGCATGCAGTCCGGCAGCGACCTGCGCGGTGGCGCCAGCCTGCAATCGGACAGCGAAGGCAGCCTGTCCGGCACCTCGATGAGCGGCAGCCGCGCCGGCACGGGCAGCAGCCAAAGCGACCTGGCTGCCCGCTCCTCGCTCGGCGATGATGATGGGCTGGACAAGCGCAATTGA
- a CDS encoding putative Na+/H+ antiporter produces MTTIQLISAIVFGLALIHTFAAKSFETLANRHPRHAGLLHLLGEVEVVFGFWAFILIIIMAFVSGGDAAIEYAESRQYTEPLFVFVVMVVAASRPVLDAVQRLLKGVARVMPLRTELALVWLGLALVPLTGSMITEPAAMTLAALMLAPQIFRPGIPEWLKYGALGVLFVNVSIGGTLTSYAAPPVLMVATTWNWDSAFMASHFGWKAAIAVLVNATGVSILLRKYLHSNTSDIKPKSGEVEAPKVPLAISLVHMIVLAGVVALAHHPVLFIGLFLFFLGFVQAYERYQSPLILKEGLLVGFFLGGLVVLGGMQQWWLQPIVSSLKPLALFFGALGLTAITDNAALTYLGSLIVGMTDEAKYMLVAGAVAGGGLTVIANAPNPAGVALLRRGFKDESIGAVGLLAGALLPTAVAALAFLAL; encoded by the coding sequence TTGACCACCATCCAACTCATCAGCGCGATCGTCTTCGGCCTTGCGCTCATCCACACCTTCGCCGCCAAGTCGTTTGAAACCTTGGCAAACCGCCATCCGCGCCATGCGGGCTTGCTGCACCTGCTGGGCGAAGTAGAAGTTGTGTTCGGCTTCTGGGCCTTCATCTTGATCATCATCATGGCCTTTGTCTCGGGCGGCGATGCGGCCATCGAATATGCCGAGTCGCGCCAGTACACGGAGCCACTGTTCGTCTTTGTCGTCATGGTGGTGGCCGCCTCGCGCCCCGTGCTCGACGCCGTGCAGCGCCTGCTGAAAGGAGTGGCGCGCGTGATGCCGCTGCGTACGGAACTGGCCCTCGTCTGGCTGGGCCTGGCCCTCGTGCCCCTGACGGGCTCGATGATCACGGAACCGGCCGCCATGACCCTGGCCGCGCTGATGCTGGCGCCGCAAATCTTTCGCCCGGGCATCCCTGAATGGCTGAAATACGGCGCCCTGGGTGTGCTCTTCGTCAACGTTTCCATCGGCGGCACCTTGACCTCGTACGCGGCGCCGCCCGTGCTGATGGTCGCCACCACCTGGAACTGGGACAGCGCCTTCATGGCCAGCCATTTCGGCTGGAAAGCGGCCATCGCCGTGCTGGTCAACGCCACGGGCGTGAGCATCCTGCTGCGCAAATACCTGCATAGCAACACGTCCGACATCAAGCCGAAATCCGGTGAAGTGGAAGCGCCGAAAGTGCCGCTGGCCATCAGCCTCGTGCACATGATCGTGCTCGCTGGCGTGGTGGCGCTGGCGCACCATCCGGTGCTGTTCATCGGCCTGTTCCTGTTCTTCCTCGGCTTCGTGCAGGCCTATGAGCGCTATCAAAGCCCGCTGATCCTGAAGGAAGGTTTATTGGTCGGCTTCTTCCTCGGCGGCCTGGTGGTGCTGGGCGGCATGCAGCAATGGTGGCTGCAGCCCATCGTTTCCAGCCTGAAACCGCTGGCCCTGTTCTTCGGCGCCCTCGGTTTGACGGCGATCACCGACAATGCCGCCCTGACCTACCTCGGTTCGCTGATCGTCGGCATGACGGACGAAGCGAAATACATGCTGGTGGCAGGCGCCGTGGCCGGCGGCGGCCTGACCGTCATCGCCAATGCGCCGAACCCGGCTGGCGTGGCCCTGCTGCGCCGCGGCTTCAAGGATGAATCGATCGGCGCCGTCGGCCTGCTGGCCGGCGCCCTGCTGCCAACGGCCGTGGCGGCCCTCGCCTTCCTGGCCCTGTAA